The following are encoded together in the Sphingomicrobium clamense genome:
- a CDS encoding bifunctional riboflavin kinase/FAD synthetase, producing MERLTLANIPESLRGAVVALGNFDGFHLGHQAVVGRAVARAAHEGRPAIVATFDPHPVRHFRPDAPPFRLTTLDQRQEMFAHAGADAMLVFEFDDTLAQTSAEDFVAKLLGEQIGATGVVTGEDFTFGAKRGGDADKLREWGKPLGIEAEAVAPVMLGDTPVSSSRIREALQAGDPQSATRLLTRPFAIRGEVVHGDKRGRELGWPTANVELGSYLRPAYGIYAVRVRLPDGSEHDGVANLGTRPMFDPPKELLEANLFDFEGDLYGQEIEIALMHYLRPEANFHDLEALKRQMDSDAAEAKHWLDKGRSA from the coding sequence ATGGAGCGGCTGACCCTTGCCAACATTCCGGAATCCCTGCGCGGTGCGGTCGTCGCGTTGGGAAATTTCGACGGGTTCCATCTGGGCCACCAGGCGGTGGTCGGGCGTGCCGTCGCGCGCGCCGCGCATGAGGGCCGGCCTGCGATTGTCGCGACGTTCGACCCGCATCCGGTGCGCCATTTCCGCCCGGACGCCCCGCCCTTTCGATTGACCACGCTCGACCAGCGGCAGGAGATGTTCGCTCATGCCGGCGCGGACGCGATGCTGGTGTTCGAGTTCGACGACACGCTGGCGCAGACCAGCGCCGAGGATTTCGTTGCAAAATTGCTCGGCGAACAGATCGGCGCGACGGGCGTCGTCACGGGCGAAGACTTCACGTTCGGCGCCAAGCGCGGGGGGGACGCCGACAAGCTGCGCGAATGGGGCAAGCCGCTCGGGATCGAGGCCGAGGCCGTCGCCCCGGTCATGCTGGGCGACACGCCCGTCTCCTCGAGCCGCATCCGCGAGGCGCTTCAGGCGGGCGATCCGCAAAGCGCGACGCGCCTCCTCACCCGCCCCTTCGCGATCCGCGGCGAGGTCGTCCATGGCGACAAACGCGGGCGCGAACTGGGCTGGCCGACCGCCAATGTCGAGCTCGGCAGTTATCTCCGCCCCGCCTACGGCATCTACGCGGTGCGCGTGCGCCTGCCCGATGGCAGCGAGCATGACGGTGTCGCCAACCTCGGCACCCGCCCGATGTTCGACCCGCCCAAGGAATTGCTCGAGGCCAACCTATTCGACTTCGAAGGCGATCTTTATGGACAGGAGATCGAGATCGCGCTGATGCACTACCTCCGCCCCGAAGCGAACTTCCACGATCTCGAAGCGCTCAAGCGGCAGATGGATAGCGACGCGGCCGAGGCCAAACATTGGCTCGACAAAGGCCGTAGCGCGTGA
- a CDS encoding succinylglutamate desuccinylase/aspartoacylase family protein — MNASPFKVHQTTVAPGKRASIDIPVSRDAADSVVSLPVRVIHGKKEGPVLFVSAAVHGDEISGVEVARRLIKKVSPARLSGTLIVVPVVNAYGFVAGSRYLPDRRDLNRSFPGRPDGPLASRLAYLFRTEIMEKADFGIDLHSAAAHRYNLPQIRVSSESERALELARAFAPPVIMTSKLRDGSMRAFAHEIGVEMLVFEAGEALRFDKRSTRVGVNGVLRTMQAMGMLSLRKPKRPPHPTLEAHRSMWLRAPRGGIAAIRAESGRIVKEGAVLAVVRNPVGDEEDVIKSPIDGIVIGHSRLGVVNRGDAMIHLAQIGDTDTLLDPETEEWFTGVMLDEHEVM, encoded by the coding sequence ATGAACGCATCGCCCTTCAAAGTCCACCAGACGACCGTCGCGCCGGGCAAGCGCGCGAGCATCGACATCCCGGTCAGCCGCGATGCCGCGGACAGCGTGGTCAGCCTCCCCGTCCGCGTGATCCACGGGAAGAAAGAAGGCCCAGTCCTGTTCGTCAGCGCCGCCGTGCATGGCGACGAGATTAGCGGGGTCGAAGTCGCCCGCCGCCTGATCAAGAAAGTCAGCCCGGCCCGCCTGTCGGGCACGCTGATCGTGGTGCCGGTCGTCAACGCCTATGGCTTCGTTGCGGGCAGCCGCTACCTGCCCGACCGCCGCGACCTCAACCGCAGCTTCCCGGGGCGCCCCGACGGCCCACTCGCCAGCCGACTCGCCTACCTCTTTCGCACCGAGATCATGGAGAAAGCCGACTTCGGCATCGACCTTCATTCGGCCGCCGCCCACCGCTACAACCTGCCGCAGATCCGCGTCAGCAGCGAAAGCGAGCGCGCGCTCGAACTCGCGCGTGCCTTCGCCCCGCCCGTCATCATGACCAGCAAGCTGCGCGACGGGTCGATGCGGGCTTTCGCCCACGAGATCGGCGTTGAGATGCTGGTGTTCGAAGCGGGCGAGGCGCTGCGCTTCGACAAGCGCTCGACCCGCGTCGGGGTCAACGGCGTGCTGCGTACCATGCAGGCGATGGGCATGCTGTCGCTCAGGAAGCCCAAGCGCCCGCCCCACCCCACGCTCGAAGCGCATCGGTCGATGTGGTTGCGCGCGCCGCGCGGCGGCATCGCCGCGATCCGCGCCGAGTCCGGCCGCATCGTCAAGGAAGGCGCAGTGCTCGCGGTCGTGCGAAATCCGGTGGGGGACGAGGAAGACGTCATCAAGTCGCCCATCGACGGCATCGTTATCGGCCATAGCCGCCTCGGCGTGGTCAATCGCGGCGATGCGATGATCCACCTCGCCCAGATCGGCGACACCGACACGCTGCTCGACCCCGAAACCGAGGAATGGTTCACCGGCGTCATGCTCGACGAACATGAAGTGATGTGA